From Polaribacter haliotis:
TACTTTTTCATTTATCAATTGCGAAGGCAAGTGGTAATAGTAGTTTGAATAATTTTATGTTAATTATTATACCCGAAATTATAACCAATTTTGAAAAATACCATGTTTGCGACAAAGGTCTAGCACAAGAAGGTATTAAAGAACACTTAGAAATTTACAAAGCTATTGAAAAAGGAGATCCTAAGTTGGCAAAGCAAAAAATGAAAGATCACTTTAAAGTGTTATATCAATACTGCTACAATTTAAAATAATTTATTAAGCATACTTTTTATATTTTTTAATATTATCCACTTTTTAATTAAAGACGGTTGGATATTCTACTAAAAAAACATATATTTGGTAAACCAAATTGGTTAACCAATATTTTAATTAAAACAAATCAAAAATGAAGATAAAAGGCTTAAGATGGTGGGTTGTAGGTCTTGTGGCTTTAGCTGCAGTTGTAAACTATATAGATAGACAAGCTTTTGGTGCTTTATGGCCAGATATTGCTAAAGATCTATTTCCAGAAATGGATAAGGATGGACATAAAGCAATATATGGTACAATATCAACAGTATTTATACTTTCTTATGCAGGAGGACAAGCGCTGTTTGGAAAAATTTTCGATTGGATAGGAACCAGAATTGGTTTCGCTATCTCAATTGGTGTATGGTCTATTGCAACAATGTTGCATGCATTTGCCCAAGGATTATTAAGTTTTTCAATTTTTAGATCTTTATTAGGAATTGCAGAAGCAGGAAATTGGCCTGGAGCTGCTAAAGCAAATGCTGAATGGTTTCCAACAAAAGAAAGGGCGCTGGCTCAAGGAATTTTTAATTCTGGTGCAGCAGTAGGTGGTATAGTAGCATATCCAATAATTGGATTGTTATCTGTTTATCTAGATTGGAAATCAATATTTATTGTTGTAGGTATTCTTGGACTCTTATGGTTAGTACCTTGGTTATTTATTGTAAAAGGTGATCCAAAGTCTCATCCTTGGTTATCAGACGATGAAAGAAATTATATCTTATCTGGTCAAAAAAATCAAGATATAGATAAAGATGGAAATTATGATGAAGGATATGCACCAAATACAGGTGAATTATTAAAGCATAAAGAGAGTTGGGGAGTAATAATTGCGTCAGCTGCAATTGATCCTATTTGGTGGCTATTTATTGTTTGGATTCCAATCTATTTGTCAGAAGTTTTTGGAATGGATGTTAAAGAAATCGCATTTTCAGCATGGGTACCTTATGTTGGAGCAATGGTTGGAGCTATATTTGGAGGGTTACTTGCCAAAAATAGACTTTCAGCTGGTTGGTCTGTAGATAAGACAAGAAAAATGACGATTACCCTAGGTTGTTTAATTATGATTCCTTGCTTCTTCTTATTAAAAGCACCAGGATCTGCAACGAATGCAGTAATTATTATGGCAGTTTTACTTTTTGGATTTCAAATAGCAATTGGAAATATACAGACATTACCAAGTGATCTTTTTAGTGGAAAGATTGTTGGAACACTATCTGGGTTTGCAGGAATGGCAGCTAAACTTGGTGCAGCAGGGCTTACAATTCTAGTAACATTTATAACAACAGGTGGAAATTATACGCCTGCATTCATAATTGGAGGAGTTTTAGCTTTAATAGCTTTATTTGCTGTTTGGTTTTTATGTCCAAAAATAGCACCATTGAAAGCAAGAAATTAAATTAAAAAAAAATAAATTAAAAGAATTAAATAAATAAATATGAGTAAATCAGAAGGTAGAGTAGCAGTAATAACAGGAGCTACTGGAGGAATAGGTTTTGAAGTAGCTAGAAGATTAGGAAATGACGGTTTTACAGTTATTCTTAATGGTATAGATGATGAAGCTGGAGCAGAAAGAATTAAAGAATTAACTGCGGCAGGTATTTCTGCAGAATACTATGGATTTGATGTTACAGACGAAAATGCAGTAACTTCAAATATCAATACAATTGGAGAAAAATATGGTAAAATAGATGTGCTTGTAAATAATGCAGGTGGTTTAGGAGGAAGATCTCGTTTTGAAGAAATGACAACTGAATTTTATAAGTTTGTAATGGCTTTAAATCTAGATTCTACTTTTTATGCTTCAAGAGCAGCAATTCCTTTCTTAAAGAAAAGTGATTATGCTTCAATAATTAATTATACATCTAATGCAGGATGGAATGCAGGTGGACCAGGAGCAGGAATCTATGGTACATCTAAAGCAGGAGTCCATGCAATTACAAGAGCTTTAGCAAAAGATTTAGCAGAATATGGAATTAGAGTAAACGCAGTTTCTCCAGGAACAATTGACACTCCTTTTCATGCACAAATTAAAGCTACTAAACCAGAAGTTTTTGCTTCTTGGGCAAATAATATTATGTTAGGTAGATTAGGAAACCCAGAAGATGTAGCAGGTGTTGTATCTTTCTTAGCTGGTAAAGATTCTGCTTTCTTAACAGCAGAAACTATCCAAGTTGGTGGTGGACAAGCATTAGGAATCTAACAAGATTTTTTTTTGAATTGATTAAACCTCTCTAAATTTATTTAGGGAGGTTTTATTTTTTATTGGAAGAATCTCTAACAATTAACTCAGCATTAAGAATAATTTTATTCAAGCTTTGTTCGATTGTTTCATTATCAACATATTTTAAAAAGGTTTTTGCTGCTTGTTTTCCAATTTCTTCACTATGTTGGTTTACACTTGTAATTGTTGGAGAAACCATATCTGTAAAAGGTTCGTTACCAAAACCAACTAAAGCAATTTCATTTGGAATAGAAATGTTTTGTTCTTTTAAAACTTGTAATGCACCCAAAGCAGCATAATCTCCTGCTACGTATATTGCATCTGGTTTTTTCTTCAATTTTAATAATTGAAGCATTTTTTCTCTTCCATCTTCAATCGTTAAACCACTTTCTGTAAGAAGTTCAGCATCCAAAGGTAAATTATACTTTTTTAGTGCATCTACATAACCACGAATTCTATTATTATAAATTCTTGTACGTTTATAACCTCCTATATGTGCAATTCTTTTACAACCTTTTTCAAATAAATGCTTAACTATTAGGTGACTACTATTATAATCGTCTATACCAATATAATCTACATTTAAATCGTTTTCACCTCTGTCAAATAAAATCAATGGAATTCCTTTCGATTTTACTTTTTCATAAGAACTTAAATCTACAGTTTCATTTGCCATAGACGCAATAATTCCATCAACCTGTGTAAATAATAAGGCATTTATATTATCACATTCTTTTTTATATGATTCGTTCGATTGCGTAATAATAATATTATAACCTTCTTTATTTAAGACTTCTTCAATATTTTGAATTACCGATGAAAAAAAATTACTATTAGTCCTTGGAACAATAACACCAACCAATTTAGATTTTCCACTTCTTAAAGCACTAGCTAAATAATTTGGTTGATAATTTAAGTTTTTAGCAACTTGTCTAACTGCTTTTTTTGTTTTTTCACTTATCCTAGAATCATTGTGTAACGCTTTAGAAACTGCTGCTGCAGAAATATTTAAAACATTTGCAATATCTTTTATGGTAGTTTTCTTTTTAATAGTCAATTTTTTTATATATTTGCTTAATCGTTTAAGCAAATATAGTGCGCTTAAGTTTATAATCAAAATTAATACTAAAATATGGATTTTGATTTTATTTTGACAATCTGCTTAAACGTTTAACCAAAATAAAATATTATATTAAAATAAGAATTAAAATGGCAAAAGTAGTAACATTTGGAGAGATCATGTTAAGATTGGCTCCTCAAGGATTTTTAAGATTTTCACAAGCAAATAATTTTGATGCTATTTATGGTGGTGGAGAATCTAATGTAGCAGTTTCTTTAGCAAACTATGGAGTAGATGTAGATTTCGTAACACGTTTACCAAAAAATGATATTGGTGCTTGTGCAATGATGGAAATGCGTAAAAGAGGTGTTGGTGTTGATAAAATTGTATATGGAGGAGATCGTTTAGGAATTTATTTTTTAGAAACAGGAGCAGTTTCTAGAGGTTCTAAAGTAGTTTATGATAGAGCGCATTCTGCAATTGCAGAAATAGAATCTGGTATGATAGATTGGGATGTAGTTTTTGATGGTTGTGAATGGTTTCATTGGACTGGAATTACACCTGCAATCTCGCAAGGAGCTGCAGATGTATGTTTAGAAGCTGTTAAAGCTGCTAGTGCAAAAGGAATTACGATTTCTACAGATTTAAACTATAGAGCAAAACTTTGGAATTTCTGTGACGATGCTCATAGAGAATCTATAATGACAGAATTAACTTCTTACTGTGATATCGTTTTAGGAAATGAAGAAGATGCAGAAATGCATTTCGGAATTAAGCCAGATGGAGCAGCAGTACAAACTGCAGGACACGATGTAAAAGCAGAAGCTTTTTTATCTGTTTGTAAGCAAATGACAGAAAAATTTCCGAGAGCTAAAAAAGTAATTACAACTTTAAGAGGTTCTATATCTGCTTCTCATAATACTTGGGCAGGAGTTTTATATGATGGTAAAACAATGTTACAAACACGTCAATACCAAATTACAGATATCGTAGATAGAGTAGGTGGAGGAGATTCTTTCATGGGAGGTTTAATCTACGGATTATTAAAATACCCAGAAGACGACCAAAATGCATTAGACTTTGCAGTTGCAGCATCTTGTTTAAAACACACAATTAAAGGTGATGCAAACTTGGTAACAGTTGCAGAAGTAGAAAAGTTAATGGGAGGAGATGCATCTGGAAGAGTTGCTCGTTAAAAATAGAATAGTATAATTATTTGAATTTAATTGAGCTTTTGGTATTTTATTGAAGGCTCAATTTTATTAATTTAAAACATAAATTATGGCACAATTTTCAAGATTAGAAGTTGCACAAGTTATGAAAGATACAGGAATGGTTCCTTTGTTTTTTCATAACGATATAGAAGTAAGTAAAAAAGTTTTAAAAGCTTGTTACGATGGTGGAGCTCGTTTAATGGAGTTTACTGCAAGAGGAGATTTTGCACACCAAGTTTTTGGAGAATTAACAAAATATGCAATTAAAGAATTACCAGGAATGGTAATGGGAGTAGGTTCTGTAACAGATGCAGCAGCAGCTTCATTATATATGGCTTTAGGAGCAAATTTTATTGTAACTCCAGTTTTAAGAGAAGACATTGCAATTGCATGTAATCGTAAAAAAGTTTTATGGTCTCCTGGTTGTGGAACTTTAACTGAAATTGCTAGAGCAGAAGAATTAGGTTGCGAAATAGTAAAATTATTTCCTGGTGATATTTATGGTCCTCAATTTGTAAAAGGAATTAAAGGCCCACAACCTTGGACGAGTATTATGCCAACTGGTGGTGTTTCTCCAACAAGAGAAAATTTAGAAGGTTGGTTTAACGCTGGTGTAACTTGTGTTGGAATGGGATCTAAATTAATGGCTAAAAATGCTGATGGTAGTTTCGATTACGCTACAATAGAAAGTAGAACAAAAGGAGCTTTAGATATTATTAAGTCTTTAAGATAAGAACTATCTTTATCTTCAAAATATTTAAACCCTTCAATTAATATTGAAGGGTTCTTTACTTTTTTATAAACCAATTTTGTACGTTTAAAATAACATAAGATGAAATACAATAAAGCAATATTTTACATGATTTATAGTGTAATTGCATTTTCTTTAATGAATGCAGTTGTTAAGTATTTAACCTCTTTTAATGTATATCAAATTGTGTTTTTTAGATCTGTTGGAACTTTGGCTTTTACAATTCCGTTGATTTTAAAATATAAAATTCCAATTCTTGGAACACATAAAAAGTTATTATTTATAAGAGGTCTTATTGGAGTTATTTCTTTAACTTGTTTTTTTGAATCGTTAAATTATTTGGCAGTAGGTACAGCTGTTTCTTTAAGATATACATCTCCAATATTTGCAGCTATTTTCTCTTTAATTTTCTTAAAAGAAACCATTAAACCCATACAATGGTTGCTATTTCTTTTAGCGTTTGTAGGAGTTTTAATTATAAAAGGATTTGGAATTGATGTAAATACAATTGGACTTTTATTAGTAATTACCTCCGCAATTTTTTTAGGTTTAATCTTTGTAGTAATTAGAAAAATTGGAGATAAAGAACATCCACTTGTAATTATTAATTATTTTATGGTTATGGCATTTGTTTTTGGAGGAATTATGTCTATTAATTATTGGAAAAACCCCACTATAATTGAATGGTTATTGCTATCTAGTTTAGGTGTTTTCGGTTATATTGGGCAGTTGTATATGACGAAAGCATTTCAGTTACATGAAACAAATGTTATAGCTCCACTAAAATATTTAGAAGTTATTTTTATGATTATAATTGGGGCAACTTGGTTTGGAGAAATCTATAATCTATGGACTTTACTCGGAATATTTCTAATTTTATTAGGCTTGGTATATAATATTTATTTGAAAAGTAAAAAGAACATTTAAATTAGTTTTAAAAAAAATCCCAACTTATATAGAGCTGGGATTTTTTGTTTAAATAAACCTTTTATTTTTATATTAAAAACCAGCTCCAGGAGCTTCAGGACTTGATGCCTGAGCTTTCTGTGGATTTAGAATCATATAAGTTCCCAATGCAGTTAATGCTGCATATTTTCCATAATTACCAATCTTTTTTAGAGCGTCTTTACGAGTAATTTCTTGGGTGTTTTTTATGTTTTTCTTCATAATGTTATTTCTTTAAGATTATCGTAAGTTATTCTAAGATTATTTTTTTGTTTAATCTTCCTTTTTCTGTATTTAATTGAACAATATAAACTCCTTTTGCTAATTTTGGAAGGTTAATGTCCATATTACTATCAGATTTAAAACTAGAGGACATTACTTGTTTTCCTAATATATTAAACATAGAGATTGATACTTCACCTTGTTGTAAACCTGTAATTGTTAAGTTTTCGTTATTTCTCTTGTAAATATTTACACCTTCAAAAGCTATATTTTCTGTTGAAAGAACTGTAGCAGTTGTTGTGTGAATAAAAAATCTACCAACTCCATTTATACTTGAGTCTAAAGTAAAAGTGTAGTCTTCATCGTTTAAATTAGTAAAAATCTTTTTTTCTCTATCCTCTATGAATACGTTAAGATTGTTAGGTAAATTTAATGCAGTTGCAGAAAAAGTAATTTCTTTATTTGCACTAGCTTTAACTCCAACTGGTATTACCATGGTTTCTATTCCAGAAATTGGTAAAGCTTGTTTCATAAAATTAACCCCTTCATTATCACTAACTAATTGAGTAAAAACATTAAGTGCTGATTCTTTACCTGTAAATGTACCAACGTCAAAACTTGGATCTAATCCTTTAGTTTTATCATCTAAATAATTAACATCTGTAGATTCTGTTTTTGTTCCGTCAGTAATATATAATTTAATTGAAGTAGTGCCAGTATTAGAAGATTTATAAAATGTAACAGGAGTTTGATAACTTAATTTACTAGCGTCAATTATAAAATTATCTGCATCAGAATTTGCCGCATTTACAAAGAAACCTTGTCCTGGATGAATATAATCTGTAGTTGCCAACACATCGTATCCAGCTCCACCAGATTTATTATTATCCCAAACATAGACATTTTTATGTGTAGCAGTTAAGCTTGTAGTATTACTTGCAATTAAATCGCTAACAAGAATATAAGAAGAATATGGATTACCTTTTAAATTCCAATTATTTGTACTTTGTGTAATTGAACTCATTAAGTTATCTGTTTTTATTGCTCCTGTAAATTTAATATAAGAGTTAGACATTGCATCTCTTTTAATAGAATATCCTTGTCCAGTTGCAAACGTACCAGAATTTGCAGCATCTGTTGCATAGATCCAATCTCCATCTGCATCTACGCCATTTGTATAAGTAGCAATTGCAACATTTGTACCTGTTCCTGTTGTATCATCAATATCGTTAGTACTAATCCAACTTCCATCATACATAGCCCCAACTACTGGACTAGATAATAGATGCCAATTAGTATCATTAGCTTCAACTCTATAAGTTACTTCACCAGTAAAAGAATTAAAAACTCTTAAAGAACCTCCAGATTCAATATATAATTCAGATGCTGGATCTACAGTTACAGTATACCCAACTGCATCTTTATTTGAATTTATTTTTGGTGTACTTGCTGTACCTGAAGGAATTGAGACGTCTGTAGATATATCTGGAACAATATTAGTACTCCAATTGCCTTTAGTATTCCAACTAGTACTGCTACTACCATTCCATACATTTGTAGGTTCGACTGGGTTTAGCTCTCCAATATAGATGTCTGAAAAGACAAAATCTTTAAAATAATCTGGTGCAACTTTAGAAAGAGTCCCAGAAAACACCCAGTTAGGGGCTACTGAACCACTGGCATTACCTGCAGCTGCCCAACCTCTTAAACCATGATCTGTTCTTGTGCCTTGTCTCATCATATATGATATGTTAGAATTACCCTGATTAACAATTACTGCACTTGTAGTTATTTTAAAATCTGTTGGATTGTCGTCATAAGATCTTGCAAAAACAGTTTGTCCATAACCATATTCACCTGTTTCTGACCCTAAAACAGGATCATCATAATCTAAATAAGAAACGGAATCATATAAAACCCATTTAGTTGTGTGGTCTCCTGTAGCATCAATAATACCATCATTATCAGAATCAATATCTAAATTTTTTGGATTTTCAGTTGCTGAAATTAACATATATGTTGCACTACCATCTGTAAGGTTTCCATCATACCCAATATTTGGAGTTGTAGATGCTACTGCATCACTATCATTACTTGTTACATCAAAACCAGCTTCACCAATTAAATTAATTGTTAAAACTGTTGAATTTGATGCTGCTAATTGTGTTGCATAAGGATTTGTTGTATCTGTATCTGCTACGTCCACATCGTTATAATTTGCAACTAAAGATAGAATACCATTTGAACCAAAAGTTACATTACCCGGATCATAAGCATCAAAAAGAATTGCTTCTTTAACTTTCCCCATGTCTGTTTTCCCACTTTCACCATCTCCCTCTACCATTATAAGGTATAAATTGGCAGGTACAGTTGCATTTGCAGTACCTCTTATTTCGTATAGCTCATTAGTTAAATCGCTTGTGTTTGGACTTGGAATCATTGTGTTTAAATAATACCCTGTGCCTGTAGGAATATTATCGAATTGAGAATATCCTATAATAGAGGATAATAATGTTAATAAAAGTAAAGTTTTTTTCATATTAGAAAGAATTAAATTAATATAATAATTTGGTTTACCAAATTGGTTTGTCAAACTGGTTAACCAAATATATTTTTCAAATATATTTTTTATTTAATTAAAATCAAAGCATTTAACTAATAAATGTATGTTATTTTACCTTTAATATGTTTTAATTTAACAGCAGTAGTTGTTATTTATTAGTTTTAAAGTCGAAATGAAGAGAATAATGTAAAAATTGACTTGGTAGATTTTTTATGTAAATGAATTTATAAGCGTAAAATTCATTTTATTAAATCTGATAAAAAGGTAGTTTATTTGGCATACAAATAAACCCAATGATTGTTTTCTTTACAAAAAAAAGAGTTTTCTTGAATACTTTCTAAGTTACCTTTCTCAATAAAAAAAGCATTAAAACGAACAGTGTTTTCAGTGGAATTTAAGAATTCTAATTTAACCCAATCTACAGATTTTGTCCACTTTTCTAATTCTTTATATTTATGTTTAGAAAGTCTAGTAGAACTATGATGACTTTTAGAGAGGTATTTTATATCAGCTAAAACAAAAGCACTGTACCTAGAACGCATTAATTGTTCTGCAGAAATAACATTTTTTATATTATTGTGGGCTATCTCACAACAATCTTTATATAGATTTTCTGGGTTACAAGGACAATTCATAATTAATTTAAAAGTGTTGTTTCTTCTTTAATTCGAAAACACCTTTCTTCACCTAGAAAAAGCGGGTTTCCATATTTTTCTGACCAAAAACCATCTAAAATATCTCTAGAAATACATCTGTAAACCACTACACCTTTATAGATGGTGTTTTCATCTCCTTGATAATTAAAGTTAATAACTAAAATATTATCCTTAAAAAAGCCAGTTCCAAATTGTTGTTGATTTTTGTTTATCAACCATTTAGCAACAATTCTATTATTGTTATCTAGAGATAAATTAAGAGTTCCTTTATAAGATTTTTCCTCCTCATTTTGATTACTTCCAATAATGGAAAATGTGCCAACTAAATCTTTAATTTTCATTTCGTTTATAAATTTAAGGTGATTTTATTGAAATTTCAGGTATAAATACCTGTTTTTTTATATAAAATAAAACTTAAATTTGTTTTAAATTAATTATTTTATAATTCATTTAAAAACAAAAGTTTATGAATAAAAAAACTACATTAATCTTCTTTTTTTTATTGACAAATACATTACTTGTTTTTTGTCAAAATTCAATAAACACTTCTAGTGGAAATGTAAAAACAAACAATGGCTCTTTCACTTATAGTGTTGGTCAGATATTTAACAATCAGTATTCTTCTACAAAAGGAAGTATTTCTTTTGGCGTACAAAATGCTTACGAAATATACACAACATTAGGTTTACTAAATACAGATATCAATTTAAAAATGGCTGTTTATCCTAATCCCATAGTTAATAATTTAAATCTTTCAATTAAAAATTATATAACTAAAGATTTAACTTTTGTTATATATGATATTCTTGGAAAAAAACAAATCGCAAATAAAATATTAGCCGAACAAACTATTATTAATGTAAAAAAACTACCAAACACAATATACTTCTTAAAAATAATAAAAAATAACAAACCTATAAAGATTTTTAAAATTATTAAAAAATAATATTATGAGAAAAGTATTTACACTACTGCTGTTAACTTTAAGTTTGAATTTAACTGCACAATCACCTCAAAAAATAAATTATCAAGCTGTTGTTAGAAATGCTAATAATGAACTTGTAAAAGAAAAAACCATAGGAATACAAGTAAGTATTTTAGAAGATTCTGCTAACGGAATTATTGCATATCAAGAATTACACACTGTTGCAACAAATATAAATGGTTTAGTTAATTTAGAAATTGGAATGGGATCTATCGTTTCTGGTGATTTTTCTACAATTAATTGGGGAGAAAAAAAAACATTTATAAAAACAGAAATAGATTTAGATGGCGGAACTTCTTACACTATTTCTGGTACAAGTGAGTTAGCAAGTGTGCCTTATGCTTTATATGCAAAAAATTCAGGAAGTTCTACTCCTGGTCCAAAAGGTGATGTTGGAGAAAAAGGCGATAAAGGAGAAACTGGAGCTACAGGATTAAAAGGTGATGTTGGAGAAAAAGGCGATAAAGGAGAAACTGGAGCTACAGGATTAAAAGGTGATGTTGGAGAAAAAGGTGATAAAGGAGAAACTGGAGCTACAGGATTAAAAGGTGATGTTGGAGAAAAAGGCGATAAAGGAGAAACTGGAGCTACAGGATTAAAAGGTGATGTTGGAGAAAAAGGTGATAAAGGAGAAACTGGAGCTGCAGGATTAAAAGGTGATGTTGGAGAAAAAGGTGATAAAGGAGAAACTGGAGCTACAGGATTAAAAGGTGATGTTGGAGAAAAAGGTGATAAAGGAGAAACTGGAGCTACAGGATTAAAAGGTGATGTTGGAGAAAAAGGTGATAAAGGAGAAACTGGAGCTACAGGATTAAAAGGTGATGTTGGAGAAAAAGGCGATAAAGGAGAAACTGGAGCTACAGGATTAAAAGGTGATGTTGGAGAAAAAGGTGATAAAGGAGAAACTGGAGCTACAGGATTAAAAGGTGATGTTGGAGAAAAAGGTGATAAAGGAGAAACTGGAGCTACAGGATTAAAAGGTGATGTTGGAGAAAAAGGCGATAAAGGCGAAACTGGAGCTACAGGATTAAAAGGTGATGTTGGAGAAAAAGGTGATAAGGGGGAAACTGGAGCTACAGGATTAAAAGGTGATGTTGGAGAAAAAGGTGATAAAGGAGAAACTGGAGCTACAGGATTAAAAGGTGATGTTGGAGAAAAAGGTGATAAAGGAGAAACTGGAGCTACAGGATTAAAAGGTGATGTTGGAGAAAAAGGTGATAAAGGAGAAACTGGAGCTACAGGATTAAAAGGTGATGTTGGAGAAAAAGGTGATAAAGGAGAAACTGGAGCTACAGGATTAAAAGGTGATGTTGGAGAAAAAGGCGATAAAGGAGAAACTGGAGCTACAGGATTAAAAGGTGATGTTGGAGAAAAAGGTGATAAAGGAGAAACTGGAGCTACAGGATTAAAAGGTGATGTTGGAGAAAAAGGTGATACTGGAGAAAAAGGAGATACAGGTGCAGATGGAACTGCAAGTTTTCCAACAGCAGTTGCTGGAAATTTAATTACTTATGATGGTACAAATTGGGTAGCCAAAACATTCTCAGCACGAGCTCAAAATACTGGTGGTAACCTTCCAATAAATATAAGAACCCCATATTTAGGTGTCAACTATATTATTGCATTGCAAGGAACTTTTCCCTCTAGAAGTTCTGCTTCACCTTTTATAGCAGAAATTATAATGTTTGCGGGAAACTTCGTACCTAGAGGATGGGCGTTTTGTGAAGGGCAACTTTTACCAATAAGTAGCAACACAGCCTTGTATTCTATAATTGGAACAATTTATGGTGGAGATGGAAGAACAACTATGGCACTGCCAGATTTAAGAGGTAGAACTCCTTTACAGCCTGGAAATGGACCTGGATTAACAAGTTTAAGATTAGGTCAAAAAGGAGGTGTAGAGTCTGTTACGTTAAATTCAACTACTTTACCAAGCCATAGCCATGCAATTGTTTTTGAATAAAAAAATATTAAAATTATATTTTTGTTTTATAACAATAATAGGTTCTAATTTAATATATTCTCAAAATTCCCATAAGTCAGATTTATGGGCTTTTGATATTTTAAATATTCCTGAAAACAAAACAAAAGGAAAAGATCTAACCCAAATTACAATTGCTGTAATAGATGATGGTTTTATGTTATCTCATAAATCTATTGCTTCTTTCTTGTATAAAAATACTTCAGAAGTAGAAAATAATTTTATAGATGATGATGGTAATGGTTATATAGATGATTTTATTGGTTGGGACATTGCAGATGATGACAGTAATGTAAATATTCCTGAAGGTAAAGAGGCTAATTATTATCATGGAACTTATGTAGCTAGTTTAATAACAAGAATAGCATCAATTCATTATGGTGCTTTAGCCAAAGATTATATTAAAATAATGCCCATAAAAGTTTTAGAAGACAATGCAAATAATACATATTTAAAAAAGGGTTATGATGGTGTAAAATATGCAATAGATAATGGTGCAGATATTATTTGTCTATCATGGAGTGGTGGTTTTCCTACAGAAAAACAAAAAACTCTTATGAAACAAGCGAAAGCGAAAGGTATTATTATAGTTTCTTCCGCGGGTAATTTTAATGAGCGCAAAGTTTTATATCCAGCAAACTTTAAAGAAGTAATTGCTGTTGCTGGAGTTGGTGTAGATTTAGAGAAGGGAAAATTTTCTAATTTTGGTGATAAAATATCAATATCTGCACCATCAGAATATGTAAAAGGTGCATACCCTGTTCAGAAAAATGCTTATATACATGATAATGGAACTTCCGCTTCTGCAGGCCTTGTAGCAGGTGTTATTGCTTTGTTGAAAAGTAAGAATCCATCTTTAAATAAAGAAGAAGTAGAAGCAATTATTAACAATTCTTCAAACTCAAATAGTACAGAGAAAAATAAATATTTAGGGCTATTAGGAAGTGGAATTATTGATGTTGAAAAGGCAATT
This genomic window contains:
- a CDS encoding DMT family transporter; translated protein: MKYNKAIFYMIYSVIAFSLMNAVVKYLTSFNVYQIVFFRSVGTLAFTIPLILKYKIPILGTHKKLLFIRGLIGVISLTCFFESLNYLAVGTAVSLRYTSPIFAAIFSLIFLKETIKPIQWLLFLLAFVGVLIIKGFGIDVNTIGLLLVITSAIFLGLIFVVIRKIGDKEHPLVIINYFMVMAFVFGGIMSINYWKNPTIIEWLLLSSLGVFGYIGQLYMTKAFQLHETNVIAPLKYLEVIFMIIIGATWFGEIYNLWTLLGIFLILLGLVYNIYLKSKKNI
- a CDS encoding SDR family NAD(P)-dependent oxidoreductase; its protein translation is MSKSEGRVAVITGATGGIGFEVARRLGNDGFTVILNGIDDEAGAERIKELTAAGISAEYYGFDVTDENAVTSNINTIGEKYGKIDVLVNNAGGLGGRSRFEEMTTEFYKFVMALNLDSTFYASRAAIPFLKKSDYASIINYTSNAGWNAGGPGAGIYGTSKAGVHAITRALAKDLAEYGIRVNAVSPGTIDTPFHAQIKATKPEVFASWANNIMLGRLGNPEDVAGVVSFLAGKDSAFLTAETIQVGGGQALGI
- a CDS encoding LacI family DNA-binding transcriptional regulator gives rise to the protein MTIKKKTTIKDIANVLNISAAAVSKALHNDSRISEKTKKAVRQVAKNLNYQPNYLASALRSGKSKLVGVIVPRTNSNFFSSVIQNIEEVLNKEGYNIIITQSNESYKKECDNINALLFTQVDGIIASMANETVDLSSYEKVKSKGIPLILFDRGENDLNVDYIGIDDYNSSHLIVKHLFEKGCKRIAHIGGYKRTRIYNNRIRGYVDALKKYNLPLDAELLTESGLTIEDGREKMLQLLKLKKKPDAIYVAGDYAALGALQVLKEQNISIPNEIALVGFGNEPFTDMVSPTITSVNQHSEEIGKQAAKTFLKYVDNETIEQSLNKIILNAELIVRDSSNKK
- a CDS encoding MFS transporter encodes the protein MKIKGLRWWVVGLVALAAVVNYIDRQAFGALWPDIAKDLFPEMDKDGHKAIYGTISTVFILSYAGGQALFGKIFDWIGTRIGFAISIGVWSIATMLHAFAQGLLSFSIFRSLLGIAEAGNWPGAAKANAEWFPTKERALAQGIFNSGAAVGGIVAYPIIGLLSVYLDWKSIFIVVGILGLLWLVPWLFIVKGDPKSHPWLSDDERNYILSGQKNQDIDKDGNYDEGYAPNTGELLKHKESWGVIIASAAIDPIWWLFIVWIPIYLSEVFGMDVKEIAFSAWVPYVGAMVGAIFGGLLAKNRLSAGWSVDKTRKMTITLGCLIMIPCFFLLKAPGSATNAVIIMAVLLFGFQIAIGNIQTLPSDLFSGKIVGTLSGFAGMAAKLGAAGLTILVTFITTGGNYTPAFIIGGVLALIALFAVWFLCPKIAPLKARN
- a CDS encoding sugar kinase, whose protein sequence is MAKVVTFGEIMLRLAPQGFLRFSQANNFDAIYGGGESNVAVSLANYGVDVDFVTRLPKNDIGACAMMEMRKRGVGVDKIVYGGDRLGIYFLETGAVSRGSKVVYDRAHSAIAEIESGMIDWDVVFDGCEWFHWTGITPAISQGAADVCLEAVKAASAKGITISTDLNYRAKLWNFCDDAHRESIMTELTSYCDIVLGNEEDAEMHFGIKPDGAAVQTAGHDVKAEAFLSVCKQMTEKFPRAKKVITTLRGSISASHNTWAGVLYDGKTMLQTRQYQITDIVDRVGGGDSFMGGLIYGLLKYPEDDQNALDFAVAASCLKHTIKGDANLVTVAEVEKLMGGDASGRVAR
- a CDS encoding bifunctional 4-hydroxy-2-oxoglutarate aldolase/2-dehydro-3-deoxy-phosphogluconate aldolase, which gives rise to MAQFSRLEVAQVMKDTGMVPLFFHNDIEVSKKVLKACYDGGARLMEFTARGDFAHQVFGELTKYAIKELPGMVMGVGSVTDAAAASLYMALGANFIVTPVLREDIAIACNRKKVLWSPGCGTLTEIARAEELGCEIVKLFPGDIYGPQFVKGIKGPQPWTSIMPTGGVSPTRENLEGWFNAGVTCVGMGSKLMAKNADGSFDYATIESRTKGALDIIKSLR